The bacterium region GGCCAGGGCATGAACCTGGTAGGACGTGGTCCAGGAGGCGTGATCGTCGGGGAAGCGGGCGCACAGGGTGTCGGCCGCCGCCGCCGCCAGGCCGGCGTTCCCGGCTGCGATGGCCGCGGCCGCCAGATCCCGGCACCATGCCGCGCGAGGCGGCCCGTAGGCGCCGCCGACGAGTTCCCGCAACAGGGACACGGCCTCGCCGGGACGTTCGTCCAGCACATCGGCCACCGCGGCGTAGTGCAACCACTCGGGATCCGGATCGGGGTCCAGCCGGAACCCCTGCACGAACCCCTCCGCGGCCAGACCGTACTGCTCCAGCGCGTAGGCGGTCTGCGCGGAGGCCAGCCAGGCGGCGGCGAAGTCCGGACGCAGACGCGTCGCGGCGCGCTGCTCGGCCAGGGCCTCCTCGTCCCGCCCGGCGCGATAGAGACAGTCGCCGCACAGGTGACGCAGCAGGTGATGGTCCTGGTCCGGGTGCTCCGCCAGATGATCGGCCAGCTTGCCGGCGGCGGCGGCGGGTTCGCCGCTGTCGCGCAGTTCGCGGGCCGCGAACAGGACCCGGCGCGCACGGCCGGACATGCGCGACACGTCGCCCAGTTCGCGTTGCAGGGCCTCCCGCTCATCGTGGTCCGGGACCGGCAACGCCAGGGCGGCGCCGGCGGCGGTCAGCACCAGAAGAAGCGTGAGCGGGCGCTGCGCCTTCACGGCCGCAACTCGAATCGCACGGTGGTCGCCATCCAGGACGCCACCGGTTGGCCGTCGATCAGACCGGGGCT contains the following coding sequences:
- a CDS encoding tetratricopeptide repeat protein; this translates as MKAQRPLTLLLVLTAAGAALALPVPDHDEREALQRELGDVSRMSGRARRVLFAARELRDSGEPAAAAGKLADHLAEHPDQDHHLLRHLCGDCLYRAGRDEEALAEQRAATRLRPDFAAAWLASAQTAYALEQYGLAAEGFVQGFRLDPDPDPEWLHYAAVADVLDERPGEAVSLLRELVGGAYGPPRAAWCRDLAAAAIAAGNAGLAAAAADTLCARFPDDHASWTTSYQVHALAGENAEAAVALTVAGYLRPLGRAEALTLGDLYFFLNVPTLSGRYYEAALGDSAGVDDYERLSSAWLAARDERRAAEVLDRGLARFPSPRLWSLLGDLRVMQDDQERAYAAYRESAALDPGSGRVQLMLGWSALETGRAAEAIAALERAAADSVHSRTVAPLLERARRSIKF